A region from the Rufibacter sp. DG15C genome encodes:
- a CDS encoding NADH-quinone oxidoreductase subunit A, producing MTKSAYFSDFGVILLFLIGGVVFVALGLFTSRLLRPNNPNTEKLATYESGEEALGNAWGAFNPRFYVIALVFLLFEVELVFLFPWAVVFGDKKLIDASNGTWGWFAVAEMFFFVLVLALGLAYAWVKGHLDWIKPKPVVPKSRSKIPGDLYQQVNDRYKK from the coding sequence ATGACAAAAAGCGCATATTTCTCAGACTTCGGAGTGATTCTGCTCTTCCTGATTGGCGGAGTGGTGTTTGTGGCGCTCGGGCTTTTTACCAGCAGACTGCTGCGGCCCAACAACCCCAACACAGAGAAGCTGGCCACCTATGAATCTGGTGAGGAGGCCCTAGGCAACGCCTGGGGCGCTTTTAACCCCAGGTTCTACGTCATTGCCCTGGTGTTTCTGCTGTTTGAGGTGGAGTTGGTCTTCCTCTTCCCCTGGGCAGTGGTCTTTGGCGACAAAAAACTGATAGACGCTTCTAATGGCACCTGGGGGTGGTTTGCGGTGGCCGAGATGTTCTTCTTTGTATTGGTGCTGGCCTTGGGCCTGGCCTATGCCTGGGTGAAAGGCCATTTAGATTGGATTAAGCCCAAACCGGTAGTGCCTAAAAGCCGGTCTAAGATTCCGGGCGATTTGTACCAGCAGGTGAATGACAGATATAAAAAATAG
- the nuoB gene encoding NADH-quinone oxidoreductase subunit NuoB, protein MLPTDKTGEGGVLIAKLDDLLNWARLSALWPMGFGLACCAIEMMGAYGSNYDMDRFGILPRPSPRQSDVMIVAGTVTFKMADRIRRLYEQMPEPRYVISMGSCSNCGGPYWEHGYHVVKGVDRIIPVDVYVPGCPPRPEALIGGFLKLQELIRKESITAPRAVLRLLDQEEAKG, encoded by the coding sequence ATGCTCCCCACAGACAAAACCGGCGAAGGCGGCGTCCTCATCGCCAAACTGGATGACCTGCTCAACTGGGCCAGGCTGTCGGCGTTGTGGCCTATGGGGTTTGGTCTGGCGTGTTGCGCTATTGAGATGATGGGCGCGTATGGGTCTAACTATGACATGGATAGGTTTGGGATTCTGCCCCGGCCCTCGCCGCGCCAGAGCGACGTCATGATTGTGGCCGGCACTGTCACTTTTAAAATGGCCGACCGCATACGCCGCCTCTACGAACAGATGCCCGAGCCGCGCTACGTCATCTCCATGGGTTCCTGCTCTAACTGCGGCGGTCCGTACTGGGAGCACGGCTACCACGTGGTCAAAGGCGTGGACCGCATCATTCCGGTAGACGTCTACGTGCCCGGCTGTCCGCCCCGTCCCGAGGCCCTGATTGGCGGCTTCCTGAAACTGCAGGAACTCATTAGAAAGGAAAGTATCACCGCGCCTAGGGCCGTTTTGAGGTTATTGGACCAAGAGGAAGCTAAAGGATGA
- a CDS encoding NADH-quinone oxidoreductase subunit C — protein sequence MTFAEIKDLLLSRFGPNMILGEEMHPLQSYALVAVWALPEVAEFLHDQEQTYFDFLSCLTGVDNGPEAGTLEVIYHLYSIPYNHHFALKVQVPRNLPDQHLPAVPTVSHVWRSADWHEREVYDLVGVSFPDHPDLRRILCAADWEGHPLRKDYVWPATYHGIKVPYDRHNEENGVKNDWNLPS from the coding sequence ATGACCTTCGCAGAAATCAAAGACTTGCTTCTTTCCCGGTTCGGGCCAAACATGATTTTGGGCGAAGAGATGCATCCTTTGCAGAGTTATGCGTTGGTGGCCGTGTGGGCCTTGCCCGAGGTGGCGGAGTTTCTGCATGACCAGGAGCAGACCTATTTTGACTTCCTCTCCTGCCTCACGGGCGTAGACAACGGACCAGAGGCGGGCACCCTGGAAGTAATTTATCACCTCTACTCCATCCCGTACAACCATCATTTTGCGTTAAAGGTACAGGTACCCCGCAATCTACCCGACCAGCACCTGCCCGCCGTCCCCACGGTGAGCCATGTGTGGCGGTCAGCGGATTGGCATGAGCGCGAAGTCTATGATTTGGTGGGCGTCTCGTTTCCAGACCACCCAGACCTGCGGCGCATTCTGTGCGCGGCCGACTGGGAAGGACATCCGCTCAGGAAAGATTACGTGTGGCCGGCCACCTACCATGGCATCAAGGTGCCTTATGACCGGCACAATGAAGAGAACGGTGTTAAAAACGATTGGAATCTACCCTCATGA
- a CDS encoding NADH-quinone oxidoreductase subunit D, giving the protein MATTTRYTEYLLQSEPNKFDVDGLQHGELLLNMGPQHPATHGVLRLEVVTDGELVVEVVPHIGYLHRCFEKHAEALAYHQTIPYVDRMDYLAAMNSEHVWCMAVEKMLGLDGQLPKRVEYIRVLVAELNRIASHFLAIGTYAIDIGAFTPFLWLLRDREHIQRLLEWVTGARMLYNYIWIGGLYYDLPVGFEQRCREFIMYLLPKLTELDTLLLQNKIFIDRTANVGTLPLDVAINYGCSGPLLRGSGLRFDLRRVDGYSVYPELDFDIPIGQGLAGAVGDCWDRNYVRAQECHESIKIISQCLDQLEGDHKRTPDFDPQALCPKKIRPAAQDFYFRAETPRGELGYFFRTTGRTDVPFRCKGRSPCFSNLSVLHEISKGCMVSDLIAIVGSVDIVLGELDR; this is encoded by the coding sequence TTGGCCACCACCACGCGCTACACAGAGTACCTGCTTCAGTCTGAACCCAACAAGTTTGACGTAGACGGCCTGCAACACGGCGAACTGCTCTTGAACATGGGCCCCCAGCACCCGGCCACGCACGGCGTTCTGAGGCTGGAGGTGGTCACGGACGGCGAGCTGGTGGTGGAGGTGGTGCCGCACATTGGCTACCTGCACCGCTGTTTTGAGAAACACGCCGAGGCCCTGGCCTACCACCAGACCATTCCGTACGTGGACCGCATGGACTATCTAGCCGCCATGAACTCTGAGCACGTCTGGTGCATGGCTGTGGAGAAGATGCTGGGTCTGGACGGACAACTGCCCAAACGTGTGGAATACATACGCGTGCTGGTAGCAGAGCTCAACCGCATTGCCTCGCATTTTCTGGCCATTGGCACCTATGCCATTGACATTGGCGCCTTCACTCCGTTCCTGTGGCTGTTGCGCGACCGTGAGCACATCCAGCGCCTGCTGGAGTGGGTGACGGGCGCGCGCATGCTCTACAACTACATCTGGATTGGCGGTCTGTACTATGACCTGCCTGTGGGCTTTGAACAGCGCTGCCGCGAATTCATCATGTACCTCCTGCCCAAACTCACAGAACTAGACACACTTCTGCTTCAGAATAAAATATTCATTGACCGCACCGCCAACGTGGGCACTCTGCCGCTGGACGTGGCTATCAACTACGGGTGCTCGGGCCCTTTGCTCCGTGGGTCTGGCCTTCGGTTTGATTTGCGACGGGTGGACGGTTATTCTGTCTATCCAGAGCTGGACTTTGACATTCCCATTGGGCAGGGCTTGGCCGGCGCCGTGGGTGATTGCTGGGACCGGAATTACGTGCGCGCGCAGGAATGCCATGAGAGCATCAAAATCATCTCTCAGTGTTTGGACCAACTAGAAGGAGACCACAAACGCACCCCAGACTTCGACCCGCAGGCCCTATGCCCCAAAAAGATACGACCGGCGGCACAGGACTTCTACTTCAGGGCAGAAACCCCGCGTGGTGAATTAGGCTACTTCTTTAGAACCACCGGTCGCACCGATGTGCCGTTCCGGTGCAAAGGCCGTTCACCGTGTTTCTCTAACCTTTCTGTGTTGCATGAAATCAGCAAAGGCTGTATGGTCTCTGACCTCATCGCCATTGTAGGTTCAGTGGACATTGTCTTGGGTGAGTTAGATAGGTGA
- a CDS encoding WG repeat-containing protein — protein sequence MRPIGEIKETVYIYEEKGKEGLSDSIGNIILPAQFDYIQDWQEYGFILVDSGGKREYNDYKFNKYGLINATGKVLFRPQFDYVLVDDYSALVLKDSLYGYVDTTGNWLIKPKFKHAVPFYRGTAVVEIKGKYYMINKKEELISAIPFDTVWGFKNGVSVVGKGNQYAFIDYKGKLFSSFSRSGISEFKWYHGQIERDGKWYVIDTTGQRKIKNGFDLLSIEHKKGKIYAEGVMDGKKARIEL from the coding sequence ATGCGTCCAATCGGCGAGATAAAAGAGACGGTCTATATCTATGAGGAAAAGGGAAAGGAAGGACTTTCTGACTCCATAGGTAATATCATTCTGCCGGCCCAGTTCGACTATATCCAAGACTGGCAAGAATACGGGTTCATCTTGGTAGATTCAGGAGGCAAAAGGGAATACAATGATTACAAATTCAACAAATACGGTCTTATTAATGCAACTGGCAAAGTGCTGTTCAGGCCACAGTTCGATTATGTTTTAGTGGATGACTATTCCGCCTTGGTGCTTAAAGACTCTTTGTATGGATATGTCGATACCACAGGAAATTGGCTGATTAAGCCTAAGTTCAAACATGCCGTTCCATTTTACAGGGGAACTGCTGTTGTGGAGATAAAAGGAAAATATTACATGATTAATAAAAAGGAGGAGTTGATTTCCGCCATCCCATTTGATACAGTTTGGGGATTCAAGAACGGCGTCTCCGTTGTCGGAAAAGGCAATCAATATGCTTTTATTGATTACAAAGGTAAACTTTTCTCATCTTTCAGCCGAAGCGGCATATCAGAGTTCAAATGGTACCATGGCCAGATAGAGAGAGATGGCAAGTGGTACGTTATTGATACGACAGGGCAAAGAAAAATCAAGAATGGGTTTGACTTGCTCTCCATAGAGCATAAGAAAGGAAAGATTTATGCAGAGGGAGTTATGGACGGCAAAAAAGCGAGAATAGAGCTATAA
- a CDS encoding phosphatase PAP2 family protein, protein MNLRKYVAVPLLSLSLLGNVQAQQVTPPVELSSSSVSILTRTDSLHKIEQKRSNRQFLKKAVLPSAVLVAAGIYTIKDNGFYSSYDAKNDARTEFPRFSTKVDDYLFFVPIVGLYGFNLFSSQNKHDIRRQTGLLLASGALTTAIVYPTKILSNQTRPNGLPRAFPSGHTAYAFTIATIADKEFRDKSPWISVGSYTIASATGVMRVLNNEHWMSDVLAGAGIGILSVNTVYWLHDKFARNKGLNATLAPTVLPNGEMGMGLAVKF, encoded by the coding sequence TTGAATCTCAGAAAATATGTAGCGGTCCCGCTCCTGTCCTTGAGCCTTTTGGGCAATGTGCAGGCGCAGCAGGTGACCCCGCCCGTTGAACTTTCTAGTTCTTCTGTTTCTATCCTCACCAGGACAGACTCTCTTCATAAAATAGAGCAGAAGCGTAGCAATAGACAGTTTTTGAAGAAGGCGGTTCTGCCATCGGCTGTCTTGGTGGCGGCTGGTATCTATACCATCAAAGACAACGGTTTCTACAGCAGCTATGACGCCAAGAATGACGCCCGAACAGAATTCCCCAGGTTCAGTACTAAGGTAGATGATTACCTTTTCTTCGTGCCTATTGTAGGGCTGTATGGGTTCAACCTGTTCTCCTCGCAGAACAAGCATGACATTAGGCGCCAGACCGGTTTGCTACTGGCCTCGGGAGCTCTAACAACGGCCATTGTCTATCCTACTAAAATTTTGTCTAACCAGACCCGGCCCAATGGTTTGCCACGGGCGTTCCCTTCGGGGCATACGGCCTACGCCTTTACCATTGCCACCATTGCAGACAAAGAGTTCAGAGACAAGAGCCCTTGGATAAGCGTGGGCAGTTACACCATTGCCTCTGCCACAGGCGTGATGCGCGTCTTGAACAATGAGCACTGGATGTCTGACGTACTGGCCGGCGCCGGAATTGGAATCCTATCTGTAAACACGGTCTATTGGCTTCATGACAAGTTTGCCAGAAACAAAGGCCTTAATGCGACGCTGGCACCCACCGTCTTACCCAACGGCGAAATGGGCATGGGGCTGGCCGTAAAGTTTTAA
- a CDS encoding NAD(P)H-hydrate dehydratase, producing MKILSAAQTRSADAYTIQHEPITSLDLMERASGALVKWLTARYSPAVPFAIFCGPGNNGGDGLAAARLLHNSGYNVQVFLVEEAGQTKSEDFSQNLKRLPKEIPQHSIQSIEDLPNVSSDTVLLDALFGSGLSRPLHGIYAQVVEKMNQFGGTVISVDIPSGLFADEGLLQDNAVVHATHTVTFEQPKLSFLLPSSGIYVGKWHVVPIGLHPAFLQEVSSPYQFLTPAFVKTILKPRQKYAHKGTYGHALIIGGSYGKLGALILAAKAALRAGVGLLTVQVPQVGYSIVQTAVPEAMALTDAHDLHFTRFTGQPDAYACLGIGPGLGQAEDTRLALEVLFRHHLPPLVLDADALNLLAADRTLLRTLPEGSILTPHLKEFERLAGPATDDFHRLQLLQSFCHEHKCYVVLKGAHSCVGTPTGEFYFNSTGNPGMATGGSGDVLTGILTSLRAQGYTALETCLLGVYLHGLAGDLAAQEMGQASLVASDLTAFLGKAFLALQAS from the coding sequence ATGAAAATCCTTTCCGCCGCCCAAACCCGCTCCGCTGATGCCTACACCATTCAGCATGAGCCTATCACTTCCCTGGACTTGATGGAAAGAGCATCGGGGGCATTGGTGAAATGGCTAACGGCCAGGTATTCTCCAGCGGTGCCGTTTGCAATCTTCTGCGGACCGGGCAACAACGGCGGAGACGGACTGGCGGCGGCCAGGCTTCTGCACAACAGCGGCTATAACGTGCAGGTGTTTCTGGTGGAAGAGGCCGGTCAGACCAAATCTGAGGATTTCAGCCAAAACTTAAAACGGCTTCCGAAGGAAATTCCCCAGCACTCCATCCAATCCATAGAAGATTTGCCTAATGTATCATCTGATACCGTTCTGCTGGATGCGTTGTTTGGGTCTGGCTTGTCTAGGCCTTTGCACGGAATTTATGCGCAGGTGGTGGAGAAGATGAATCAGTTTGGCGGCACCGTTATCTCCGTGGACATCCCTTCGGGGCTTTTTGCCGATGAAGGTTTGCTGCAAGACAATGCCGTGGTACATGCCACGCACACCGTCACGTTTGAACAGCCCAAATTATCGTTCCTTTTGCCTTCTTCGGGCATATATGTGGGCAAATGGCATGTGGTGCCCATTGGCCTCCACCCAGCCTTTTTACAGGAGGTTTCTTCACCTTATCAATTTCTCACGCCCGCTTTTGTAAAGACCATTCTTAAGCCACGCCAGAAATATGCCCACAAAGGCACTTATGGCCACGCCCTGATTATTGGCGGAAGCTACGGTAAACTGGGAGCGCTTATCCTGGCTGCAAAGGCGGCCTTGCGGGCTGGCGTGGGATTGTTGACCGTGCAGGTTCCGCAGGTGGGCTATAGCATTGTACAAACCGCCGTACCCGAAGCCATGGCCCTCACAGACGCCCATGACCTGCACTTCACGCGGTTTACCGGTCAGCCAGACGCCTATGCGTGCTTGGGCATTGGCCCCGGCCTGGGACAGGCAGAAGACACCCGACTAGCGCTGGAGGTATTGTTTAGACACCATCTTCCGCCGCTGGTCTTGGATGCCGATGCCCTCAATCTATTGGCCGCCGACCGTACGCTGCTCAGAACCCTACCCGAAGGAAGCATTTTAACCCCGCACCTAAAGGAATTTGAACGTTTGGCTGGCCCCGCCACGGATGATTTCCATAGACTGCAGCTGCTCCAGAGTTTCTGTCATGAACATAAATGTTACGTGGTTTTGAAAGGGGCGCATAGTTGCGTGGGCACGCCTACCGGTGAGTTCTACTTCAATAGCACCGGTAACCCGGGCATGGCCACCGGGGGCTCTGGCGACGTGCTCACAGGCATCCTCACGTCTTTGCGGGCCCAAGGCTACACCGCCTTAGAAACATGCCTGTTGGGCGTCTATCTGCATGGCTTGGCCGGGGACTTGGCTGCGCAGGAAATGGGACAGGCTTCTTTGGTTGCCTCAGACCTTACTGCTTTTCTGGGGAAAGCCTTTCTAGCCTTGCAGGCGTCCTGA
- a CDS encoding UbiA family prenyltransferase yields the protein MRLLQKILDFFLFSNFFIAICATALVWETYLLNGMPISVRLGVMAFFATLFVYNADSLLPYKFNQDVPLTPRMAWVQKNRLVLMAIAATSAMCVFTLYWTAAFELSFWFMLHLAVVAGVYSIPVLPDREGYIPLRDVPLLKVFLIAYVWSAITVQLPQMEAGRDLFAADSLILFVRRFLFIFALTLVFDIRDMQKDKLTGTVTFPGMWGIARTKRLALMALLLFALLLPASVSWPVRIALGLSAVAAAWVVWNAHEKRSYYYFLILADGMMLLQFLLVWLLI from the coding sequence ATGCGCCTCCTTCAGAAAATTCTGGATTTCTTCTTGTTCAGTAACTTTTTCATTGCCATCTGCGCAACGGCGTTGGTATGGGAGACCTATTTGCTCAACGGCATGCCCATCTCTGTGAGGTTAGGGGTGATGGCGTTCTTTGCCACGCTGTTTGTCTACAACGCAGACAGCCTCTTGCCCTACAAGTTCAACCAGGACGTGCCGCTCACGCCGCGCATGGCCTGGGTGCAGAAAAATAGATTGGTCTTGATGGCCATTGCCGCCACCAGCGCCATGTGCGTATTTACGTTGTATTGGACCGCCGCCTTTGAGTTGAGCTTCTGGTTTATGCTGCACTTGGCGGTGGTGGCGGGCGTATATTCCATCCCCGTGTTGCCAGACCGAGAAGGCTATATTCCGCTGCGCGATGTTCCCTTATTAAAGGTATTTCTTATTGCCTACGTCTGGTCTGCCATCACGGTGCAATTGCCGCAGATGGAAGCCGGCCGCGACCTGTTTGCCGCGGACAGTCTTATCCTGTTTGTGCGCCGCTTCCTGTTCATCTTTGCCTTGACGCTGGTATTTGACATCAGGGACATGCAGAAGGATAAACTGACGGGGACGGTGACGTTTCCGGGGATGTGGGGAATTGCCAGAACCAAACGTCTGGCGCTGATGGCCTTGCTGCTTTTCGCCCTGCTTTTGCCCGCAAGCGTTAGCTGGCCGGTGCGCATTGCCTTGGGGCTATCTGCGGTTGCGGCTGCCTGGGTAGTATGGAACGCCCATGAGAAACGGTCTTATTACTACTTCCTGATTCTAGCCGATGGCATGATGCTGCTGCAGTTTCTGCTGGTCTGGCTTTTGATTTGA